In Nocardia yunnanensis, one DNA window encodes the following:
- a CDS encoding cupin domain-containing protein has protein sequence MDKKSLTAVARQQLKLAATASSGRSSLTICGGHTHSLRQTVIAMTAGQSLAEHENPGEATLLVLSGVLTLISGTNEWKGSAGDLIVIPNARHSVKAIDDVAFLLTVAK, from the coding sequence ATGGACAAGAAATCGCTGACCGCGGTCGCTCGCCAGCAGCTCAAGCTGGCCGCCACCGCCTCGAGCGGACGCAGTTCCCTGACCATCTGCGGTGGTCACACCCACAGCCTGCGCCAGACGGTGATCGCCATGACGGCCGGGCAGAGCCTGGCCGAGCACGAGAACCCGGGCGAGGCCACCCTGCTGGTGCTCAGCGGGGTGCTGACCCTCATCAGCGGCACCAACGAGTGGAAGGGCTCGGCGGGCGATCTGATCGTGATCCCCAACGCACGCCACAGCGTGAAAGCCATCGATGACGTGGCCTTTCTGCTGACCGTGGCGAAGTAG
- a CDS encoding Dyp-type peroxidase, with protein sequence MGVPQPILDPLTPAAIFLVATIDEGGEGVVRDLLADLPGLRRSVGFRVPGSGLACITSIGSAAWDRLFAGPKPAQLHEFPGYAGAKHQAPATPGDLLFHIRAENQDTCFELAMKIAERLAGAATIVDQTVGFRYFEQRDLLGFVDGTENPEGALGVTAAFVGDEDPGFAGGSYVVVQKYLHDLNAWKALTTTEQEQIIGRTKVDDFELEDKPANSHVAVNDQDVSGSIVRANMPFGSVMDGEFGTYYIAYADSPEVTDAMLVRMFLGSADAEYDRILDFSTAVTGTSFFAPATEFFEELPPAPAAHNSAETDGAAIGATDGAVAGATDGAVSGDGSLGIGTLRQR encoded by the coding sequence ATGGGTGTGCCTCAGCCGATCCTCGACCCGCTGACCCCGGCCGCGATCTTTCTCGTCGCCACCATCGACGAGGGCGGCGAGGGCGTCGTGCGCGACCTGCTCGCGGATCTGCCCGGATTGCGGCGCTCGGTCGGGTTCCGGGTTCCCGGTTCGGGCCTGGCGTGCATCACGAGCATCGGTTCGGCGGCGTGGGATCGGCTGTTCGCGGGACCGAAACCCGCCCAGCTGCACGAATTTCCGGGGTACGCGGGTGCGAAGCATCAGGCTCCCGCCACCCCTGGTGATCTACTCTTCCACATTCGCGCCGAAAACCAGGACACCTGTTTCGAATTGGCGATGAAGATCGCCGAACGGCTCGCGGGCGCCGCCACCATCGTCGACCAGACCGTGGGCTTCCGGTACTTCGAGCAGCGCGATCTGCTGGGCTTCGTCGACGGCACCGAGAATCCGGAGGGTGCGCTGGGCGTCACCGCCGCCTTCGTCGGCGACGAGGATCCCGGATTCGCCGGTGGCAGTTATGTCGTCGTGCAGAAATACCTGCACGACCTGAACGCCTGGAAGGCGCTGACCACCACCGAGCAGGAGCAGATCATCGGCCGCACCAAGGTCGACGACTTCGAGCTCGAGGACAAGCCCGCGAATTCCCATGTTGCGGTGAACGATCAGGATGTGTCCGGCAGTATCGTGCGCGCCAATATGCCGTTCGGTTCGGTCATGGACGGCGAGTTCGGGACGTACTACATCGCCTACGCCGACAGTCCGGAGGTGACCGACGCCATGCTGGTGCGCATGTTCCTGGGCAGCGCGGACGCGGAGTACGACCGCATTCTCGATTTCTCCACCGCCGTGACGGGTACGTCGTTCTTCGCCCCGGCCACGGAGTTCTTCGAGGAGCTGCCGCCCGCACCCGCGGCACACAACTCCGCCGAAACCGATGGCGCTGCGATCGGAGCCACCGATGGCGCTGTGGCGGGAGCCACCGACGGCGCTGTGTCCGGAGACGGATCCCTGGGTATCGGGACGCTAAGGCAACGTTGA
- a CDS encoding family 1 encapsulin nanocompartment shell protein: protein MNNLHRELAPITAEAWTAIEEEATRTFKRHIAGRRVVDLSGPHGIDFSAVGLGRTATITPPGEGVQARQRQVAPLVELRVPFTLSRAELDDVERGAQDADLDAVKDAAKKIAFAEDRAIFEGYPAAGITGIRAGSSCEPVKLPGDPRLAPEAVAQSLSKLRLAGVGGPYSVLLSADLFTAVSETSDHGHPIRTHIERLIDGEIIWAPAIDGAFVLSTRGGDFDLQLGQDLSIGYLAHDAETVQLYFQESLTFLVYTAEAAVALEA, encoded by the coding sequence ATGAACAACCTGCATCGCGAACTGGCGCCCATCACCGCCGAGGCCTGGACGGCCATCGAGGAGGAGGCGACGCGGACCTTCAAGCGGCACATCGCCGGTCGCCGCGTGGTGGACCTCTCCGGTCCGCACGGCATCGACTTCTCCGCGGTCGGCCTCGGCCGCACCGCCACCATCACCCCGCCCGGTGAGGGGGTGCAGGCCCGGCAGCGGCAGGTCGCGCCGCTGGTGGAGCTGCGGGTGCCGTTCACGCTGTCGCGCGCGGAGCTCGACGATGTGGAGCGCGGCGCCCAGGACGCGGATCTGGACGCGGTGAAGGACGCCGCCAAGAAGATCGCCTTCGCCGAGGACCGGGCCATTTTCGAGGGCTACCCGGCGGCCGGGATCACCGGCATTCGCGCCGGCTCCTCGTGTGAGCCGGTGAAGCTGCCGGGCGATCCGCGCCTGGCCCCCGAGGCGGTCGCGCAGTCGCTGAGCAAACTACGCCTGGCCGGTGTCGGCGGGCCGTATTCGGTGCTGCTGTCCGCGGACCTGTTCACCGCGGTGAGCGAGACCTCCGATCACGGTCATCCGATCCGGACCCATATCGAACGGCTCATCGACGGCGAGATCATCTGGGCGCCGGCCATCGACGGCGCGTTCGTGTTGTCCACGCGCGGTGGGGATTTCGATCTGCAACTGGGCCAGGATCTGTCCATCGGCTATCTCGCGCACGATGCGGAGACGGTGCAGCTGTACTTCCAGGAGAGCCTGACCTTCCTGGTGTACACGGCCGAGGCGGCGGTCGCGCTGGAGGCGTAG
- a CDS encoding GlxA family transcriptional regulator yields the protein MATLERFVVIVLFDRVDLLDVTGPPEVFALLRREMNGENAYRVALAAATLDPVTTSAGVRVLPDVTFAEIADRGIDTLVVPGSVETDGDGRVRALSDPAVVDWVRRLAANTRRVTSVCVGAHLLAAAGLLDGKRATTHWSTAPQLAAEHPAVQVDADPIFIRDENVWTGAGLTACLDLALALVADDFGDALALRVARQLVMFLKRPSGQSQFSVSLEPISTTRRIDELRHYITRNLAGRLTVADLAAQAHVSERQLTRIFKTDLGTTPAAYIESARVEFARHQLETTDNTLERVATQCGFHTTDTLTRAFRRTLDTTPTEYRNRFRIN from the coding sequence GTGGCCACCCTCGAACGATTCGTCGTCATCGTGCTGTTCGATCGCGTCGACCTGCTGGACGTCACCGGACCACCCGAGGTCTTCGCCCTGCTGCGGCGAGAGATGAACGGCGAGAACGCCTATCGCGTGGCGCTGGCCGCCGCCACCCTCGACCCGGTGACCACCTCGGCGGGCGTGCGGGTGCTGCCCGACGTCACCTTCGCCGAGATCGCCGACCGCGGCATCGACACCCTGGTGGTACCCGGCTCGGTCGAGACGGACGGCGACGGCAGGGTGCGGGCGCTGTCGGATCCCGCGGTGGTGGACTGGGTGCGCCGGCTGGCCGCGAACACGCGACGGGTGACGTCGGTCTGCGTGGGCGCGCACCTGCTCGCCGCCGCGGGACTGCTGGACGGCAAGCGCGCCACCACGCACTGGTCGACCGCGCCGCAGCTGGCGGCCGAGCACCCGGCCGTCCAGGTCGACGCCGATCCCATCTTCATCCGCGACGAGAATGTCTGGACCGGTGCGGGACTCACCGCCTGCCTGGATCTGGCGCTGGCCCTGGTCGCCGACGACTTCGGCGACGCGCTGGCGCTGCGCGTCGCCCGTCAGCTGGTCATGTTCCTCAAAAGGCCCAGCGGGCAGAGCCAATTCAGCGTGTCGCTGGAACCGATCTCCACCACGCGCCGCATCGACGAACTGCGGCACTACATCACGCGCAATCTCGCCGGGCGGCTCACCGTCGCTGACCTCGCCGCGCAGGCGCACGTCAGCGAACGGCAGCTGACCCGGATCTTCAAGACCGATCTCGGCACCACCCCGGCCGCCTACATCGAGTCCGCGCGAGTGGAATTCGCGCGGCATCAGCTCGAGACGACCGACAACACGCTGGAGCGGGTGGCGACGCAGTGCGGTTTCCACACCACCGACACCCTCACCCGGGCATTCCGGCGCACGCTGGACACGACGCCGACGGAGTATCGAAACCGCTTCCGGATCAACTGA